In Xanthomonas campestris pv. phormiicola, the DNA window GCGCGTGCCTGCGCGCACGCGGCGGCATTGCGCACCGCGCGCATGGTCGGCGATGGCCGCGTGCAACGGCGCATCGCGACGTGCGTGCGCGGCATCGGCGCACGTCGGGGCGGCGTCCGCACCGACGACGGTCGCTTCTTCACTCCACCCATTCGCCCGCCATCGGCGGCATGACGATTCCGCCTCGATTCCACCTCTTCACTTCCCTAGCCAAGGAGCCTCACCAATGGCAAACAGCAGCTCGAATGTGTCCACCGCCCACTGGGTGCAGCGCGCCAACGAAAGCAGCGATACGCTGGAACTCACGCCCAGCGTGTTCGAACGCGACGATCCCGTGTCCATCGCCCGTTCGCTCAAGCACTCCGCCGACCAGAGCGCGCGGCGCCGCACCGGTCCCTACCGCTCGGCGATGTCGATGCTGACCTTCTACATCAACCGCGCCGGCAAGCAGCTGCCGGCCCAGCGCCGCGAAGTGCTGGAACAGGCCAAGGACGAACTGCGCAGCCTGTACGGCAAGCCGCGCAAGGGCGCCACGGGCTAAGCGCCGCGACACCGCATCCGGCGGCGCAACGTGATGCGCGCGGCAATTCCGTGCTTCGCCAGCGCAGCCCCGGCGCATGCCGATTGCCCTGCGCCGAACCATGGGCGCATGATCGCGGCATGACCAAGGAACCCGACATTTCGGACTGGGTCCAGCGCCCTGCCGATACCGCTGCCGAACGTGGCCCCGTTGCCTCGGCGATGAGCGAGGATGCGCTGCTGCTGTCGCGGATCATCCTCGCCCAGGGCGAGATCGCCGCCGCCGGCAGCGACCCGCTGCAGGTGGTCGATGTGGTGACCCGCCGCGCGCAGGAGCTGACCCGTTCCACCGGCGCGGTGGTGGAGATGTGCGACGGCAACGACATGCTGTACTGGTCGGCCAGCGGCATCGCCGAACAGCATCTGGGCCTGCGCCTGCCCAGCGACGGCAGCCTGTCCGGGCTGTGCATGCGCAGCGGCCAGGTGCTGCGGTGCGACGATTCGGAAGAAGACCCGCGGGTCAACCTGGTCGCCTGCCGCAAGGTCGGCCTGCGCTCGATGCTGGTGGTGCCGCTGCGCTACGGCGACCGCGGCATCGGCGTGCTGAAAGTGATGTCGCCGTACCGCTGCAGCTACACCGCGCAGGACGTGCGCACGCTGGAAATGCTGGCGACCCTGGTCGGCGCGACCCTGGCGCTGGCGATGGACCGCGCCGCGCTGCAGACCGATATCGCGCGCCGCCAGAACGCGGAGAAACACGCATTCCGCGAGAAGGCGGCGATCGCCACGCGCATCCGTGAGGTGGTCGCCAACGAGCGCCTGCAGATCGTGACCCAGCCGGTGCTGGCGCTGTCCACGCAACGCATCGTCGGCGTGGAGGCCTTGTCGCGGTTCCCGTCCAATCCCGGCCTGGCGCCGTTGCGCTGGTTCGACGACGCGAGCAAGGTCGGACTGGTGCTGGAACTGGAGCTGGCCGCGGCGCGCAAGGCGCTGCAGGTGCTGGCGCAGCTGCCGGCACCGCTGTACCTGGCGATCAACGTCTCCGCGCAGACCCTGCTGCACCCGCAGCTGGAGGCGTTGCTGCATGGCCACGACCTGTCGCGGGTGGTGCTGGAGATCACCGAGCAGTTGCAGGCGCCGGACTATCCGCGCCTGTCCGAGCATATCGGCGCACTGCAGCGGCAAGGCCTGCGCATCGCGCTGGACGACGCCGGCACCGGCTTCGCCAGCCTGCGCCACCTGCTGCACCTGTCGCCGGACATCATCAAGCTGGACCTGACCCTGACCCGCGGCATCGACGCCGAACCGCGGCGCCAGCGGTTGGCGCTGGCGATCCTGTCCTTCGCCGCCGAGACCGACGCCAGCGTCATCGTCGAGGGCATCGAGACCGAGAGCGAACTGGCCACGCTGCAGGCGCTGGGCGCGCACTACGGGCAAGGCTACCAACTGGCGCACCCGGGGCCGCTGTCGGCGCACCTGGCACGCTATCCGGCGATCGGCGACGAGCCGGACTGAGCGCGGCCGGCCTCGCCAGGGCATTTCGGCCGAAGCGCTCCAGCTATCGCAGTGTTCCTCGCCCTCTCGCGGTACCTCGCTCGGTCGCCGAGCCAACGTAGTTCCCGCCAACGCAGCGCACGAAACCGCGCGCATGAAAAAAGCGGGCCGAAGCCCGCTTTTTTCATGCTGCAGCGCTGGACGCCGACGGCTTACTCGGCCGTCACGCCCTCGCCTTCTTCCACGGCCTTCATCGACAGGCGGATGCGGCCCTGCTTGTCGACTTCCAGCACCTTGACCTTGACCAGATCGCCTTCCTTCAACACGTCGCTGACCTTCTCGACGCGGTCGCTGGAGATCTGCGACACGTGCACCAGGCCGTCCTTGCCCGGCAGGATGGTGACGAACGCACCGAAGTCCATGATCTTGGCGACCTTGCCTTCGTAGATGCGGCCCGGCTCCACGTCCGAGGTGATCTGCTCGATGCGCGCCTTGGCGGCCTGCGCAGCGATCGCGTTGACCGAGGCGATGACGATGGTGCCGTCGTCCTGGATGTCGATCTGGGTGCCGGTTTCCTTGGTGATCGCCTGGATGGTCGAGCCGCCCTTGCCGATCACTTCGCGGATCTTGTCCGGGTGGATCTTGATCGTCAGCAGGCGCGGCGCGTAGTCGCTCAGTTCCGAACGCGGGCTGGTCAGCGCGCTGGCCATCTCGCCGAGGATGTGCAGGCGGCCGGCCTTGGCCTGCGCCAGGGCCTGCTTCATGATCTCTTCGGTGATGCCTTCGATCTTGATGTCCATCTGCAGCGCGGACACGCCTTCGGCGGTACCGGCGACCTTGAAGTCCATGTCGCCCAGGTGATCTTCGTCACCCAGGATGTCCGACAGCACCACGAAGTCGTCGCCTTCCTTGACCAGGCCCATCGCGATGCCCGCGACCGGCGCCTTCACCGGCACGCCGGCGTCCATCAGCGCCAGCGAGCTGCCGCACACCGAGGCCATCGACGAGGAGCCGTTGGACTCGGTGATTTCCGAGACCACGCGGATCGTGTACGGGAACTCTTCCATGCTCGGCATCACCGCCAGCACGCCACGCTTGGCCAGACGGCCGTGGCCGATCTCGCGACGCTTCGGCGCGCCGAAGCGGCCGCACTCGCCCACCGAGTAGGGGGGGAAGTTGTAATGGAACAGGAAGTTTTCCTTGTACTCGCCGCTGACCGCGTCGATCACCTGGCCGTCGCGGGCGGTGCCCAGCGTGGTGATGACGATCGCCTGGGTCTCGCCGCGGGTGAACAGCGCCGAGCCATGGGTCCGCGGCAGCACGCCGGCCTTGACGCTGATCGGACGCACCGTGTCCAGCGCACGGCCGTCGATGCGCACCTTGGTGCTCAGCACCGAGCCGCGCATGGTCTGGTATTCCAGCTCGCCGAA includes these proteins:
- a CDS encoding DUF3175 domain-containing protein; the encoded protein is MANSSSNVSTAHWVQRANESSDTLELTPSVFERDDPVSIARSLKHSADQSARRRTGPYRSAMSMLTFYINRAGKQLPAQRREVLEQAKDELRSLYGKPRKGATG
- a CDS encoding EAL domain-containing protein, producing MTKEPDISDWVQRPADTAAERGPVASAMSEDALLLSRIILAQGEIAAAGSDPLQVVDVVTRRAQELTRSTGAVVEMCDGNDMLYWSASGIAEQHLGLRLPSDGSLSGLCMRSGQVLRCDDSEEDPRVNLVACRKVGLRSMLVVPLRYGDRGIGVLKVMSPYRCSYTAQDVRTLEMLATLVGATLALAMDRAALQTDIARRQNAEKHAFREKAAIATRIREVVANERLQIVTQPVLALSTQRIVGVEALSRFPSNPGLAPLRWFDDASKVGLVLELELAAARKALQVLAQLPAPLYLAINVSAQTLLHPQLEALLHGHDLSRVVLEITEQLQAPDYPRLSEHIGALQRQGLRIALDDAGTGFASLRHLLHLSPDIIKLDLTLTRGIDAEPRRQRLALAILSFAAETDASVIVEGIETESELATLQALGAHYGQGYQLAHPGPLSAHLARYPAIGDEPD
- the pnp gene encoding polyribonucleotide nucleotidyltransferase, which codes for MAKITKTFQYGKHTVTLETGEIARQAGGAVIVKMDDTVLLVTAVAAKSAREGQDFFPLTVDYQEKFYAGGRIPGGFFKREGRATEKETLISRLIDRPIRPLFPEDYKNEVQIIATVMSMNPDIDGDIAALIGASAALSLAGTPFNGPIGAAKVGYKNGEYILNPTITELKDSQLELVVAGTANAVLMVESEAALLSEEVMLGAVTFGHREMQKVINIINELTVEAGTKPSDWVAPAKNEGMIAALKEAVGDQLASAFQVRDKLQRRDAISAIKKDVLAQLTPRAAVEGWVAADLSKEFGELEYQTMRGSVLSTKVRIDGRALDTVRPISVKAGVLPRTHGSALFTRGETQAIVITTLGTARDGQVIDAVSGEYKENFLFHYNFPPYSVGECGRFGAPKRREIGHGRLAKRGVLAVMPSMEEFPYTIRVVSEITESNGSSSMASVCGSSLALMDAGVPVKAPVAGIAMGLVKEGDDFVVLSDILGDEDHLGDMDFKVAGTAEGVSALQMDIKIEGITEEIMKQALAQAKAGRLHILGEMASALTSPRSELSDYAPRLLTIKIHPDKIREVIGKGGSTIQAITKETGTQIDIQDDGTIVIASVNAIAAQAAKARIEQITSDVEPGRIYEGKVAKIMDFGAFVTILPGKDGLVHVSQISSDRVEKVSDVLKEGDLVKVKVLEVDKQGRIRLSMKAVEEGEGVTAE